The window CGAATCGTCCGGCGCCGTGAGTCCACGTCGGTGACCGCGTCACCGAGCAGCTCGTGCACGTGCTCCTCGTCCCCCCACAGTGGGGGCGGCTGGGCGCCGGGCGGAGGCGGGGGAGCGTAGGGCTTCATCGTGGCGAACATCCGGCCCACGAACCCCTGCGGGGTCCAGTTGATCAGCCCGACGGTGCCGCCCGGACGGCAGACGCGGAGCATCTCCTCGGCGGCGGGCCGGTGGTGCGGGGCGAACATGATGCCGACGCAGGACATCACGATGTCGAACTCGCCGTCCGCGAAGGGCAGGTGCTCGGCGTCGGCCTCCCGCCACTCCAGCTGAACCCCGCGTACGGCGGCCAGGTGCCGGCCGACCTCCAGCAGCTCGGGGGTGATGTCGGACGCCACCACGTCGGCACCGGCCAGGGCGGCCGGAATGGCGGCGTTCCCCGAGCCGGCCGCGATGTCGAGCACCCGGTCGCCGCGTCGGACACCGCACTCCTCCACGAGCACGGTCCCGAGCTCCGAAACGACGTGGGTGGCGACCGACGTGTAGTCGCCCAGTGCCCACATCGCACGGTGCCTGGCCTTCAGGGTGCGGTCCGCCTGGGCCGCGTCGCTCGCCTCGGTCATGACAGCCGTCCTCCAGGACTCGGGGCCGCCCCCTCTCCGAGCATAGGTACGTTTCGGGGACCCGGCCCGTCGGCGGTCCCACGGGCGGCGTCCCCTGGCGAGGCGGCGCGTGGCAGGGCGGGGCAGCGCCGGCAGGGCGGGGAGGGGCGCCCTTGCCCGCGCGATCAGTCCCGGGACCCCGGGCGGCCGAAGTCGCGCGCGAACCCCTCGCGGAAGCCCGGCCGCTCCAGAGCCCGCTCGAAAGCACGTGCGGCACGGGTGCGTGCGGCCTCGTTCTCCTGCGCGGAGGCGAGCTCGGCGAGGTACGCACGCAGGCTCAGCCCGCGCTCCGCGGCGAGCACGGCGAGACGGTCGTGCACATCGGTGTCGACCTCGACGGTGGTGGTGTCGGCCATGGTCCGAGTATGGCGCGCCCGGTGACCGGGCGGGGGCCCGTTCGGCGCAGGCGTCCTGCCGGTGCGGAACACCCCCTGTGCACAGGAGGCCCTCCGCGGTCACCGGGCGCGCCCTCCCCGCCCGGTGACCGCGGCCAGGGTGACGGGAAGGGCCGTCAGTTCTTCCCCGTCAGAGAGTTCCCGGGCGCCAGGGCTTCGGCGATGCGCCCGGCGATGGTCTGTGCCGTGTTGTCCTGGGGGGCCTTGGGTCCGACGGTGGTGGAGACCGCGATGGCCAGCTTCTCGCCCGGGAGGTAGGCCTGGATGGCCGCGTACCCCGCGAACGAGGGGTTCGACTGGATCCAGCCGTTCTGGACGATCACGCCGTAGCCGAAGTGCAGGGCCGGAAGCTGCCGGAAGCAGCTCCTGGGCGGGCAGCCGGGTATGTTGCCGCCGAGGCCCACGGTGCCCGGGTCGAGCTGGGTCTTGAAACTCTGCGGAGACAGGAGCTCACCGGTGCCCACGGCCTCGGCCGAGCGGGCCAGGTCGCAGATGTGGGTGGTCAGGACCGCGCCGGGGGCGGTGGTCCAGGAGGGATTCCAGAAGGTGGACTCCTCGTACTTGCCGCGCTCCGCGTCGAAGGAGTGCAGGACGGGCTCCTCGATCTGGGGAGTGAAGCTGTTGACCGTGTTGTCCAGCCCGGCGGGCCCCGTGATCTGCTGCTTCATCACCTCGGCCAGCGGCTTGCCGGAGATCTTCTCCAGGGCCTGTCCGAGGAGCACGAAGTTCGCGTGGGAGTAGCTCCAGCTCGTCCCCGGCTCGTACCAGAGGGGGTGGGCGGCGGAGATGCCCACCAGTTCGTCGGGCGTCCACTGGCGGAACGGGTCGGCGTACAGGGCCGCGATGAACTTCGGGTCCGGTACGTAGTCGTGCAGGCCCGAGGTGGAGGCGCCGAGCATGCGCAGCGTGATCTCGTCGGCGTGCGGTGCGTCGGGAAGCCAGCGCGAGATCGGGTCGTCGAGGCCCGCCTTGCCCTCCTCGACGAGTTGCAGCATGGCGATGCCCATGTAGACGATGGCCACCGAGCCGGCCCGGAAGTGCATGTCCGCCGTGGCCGGGACACCGGTCATCGACTCGCCGAGTGCACCCGTGACGACCTCCTTCCCGTCGCGCGTGACCCGCAGCACGACCGCGTTGAGGTCGAGTTCCTTCTGCGCCGCCCTGGCGATGTCCATGATCTGCTTCGCTTCGCCGCCCGAGGGCGCGGGGGACGCCACGCAGGACGCGGGCGCGGACCCGGCGCCGGTCGCCGCCCAGGCGCCACCGGCCGGCAGGACCGTGGCGAGCAGCGAGGTGGCGCACAACAGCGCCGTCCGGGCGCGGCCCGGGTACGCGGTCACGACTCCGGCCATGGCGATCTCCTGCCGCGAAGGGCCCCTCGTACGGGGCCCACCCTTCGATGGAACGCCCACCCTGCGGGTTGGGCCAGTCGGCGCAGCGTGGGCGACGGCCCGGAGCGGCTCAGCCGGCCCAGCGGCTCGTGAGGAAGGTGATGGCGACCACGGTGGAGAGCGGGCCGGCGACGTAGAAGTAGGCGGCCTGGATCCGGGGGCGCCGCAGGCTCCAGGACGCCAGGCCGATCCACAGCGGCCACCACAACAGGGTCGAGCGGGGGACGGAGGTGTACCAGTAGGAGGTGCCCAGGGCCCACAGGGTGAGGGCGATGTACAGGGCCTCGGGCCGGCGGCGGGCCCGGAGCAGCACCACCAGGAGCACGACGCCGACGACCATGGCCAGGAGCTCGGCCTGCCACATGAACGCGTAACCGGTGGCCTGGGTGTGCCCGAAGGCGGCCTCCCAGGTGTTGGCCCACGCCTCCCACGGCGCGTGGAAGTCCCGGTACCAGCCCCGCTCCTGGGCGTGCTTCCAGGCCATCCAGTCCCCGGTACGCGTCTGCAGGAACCAGCTGTAGAGGACGGGTGCGAGCGCGGGCAGCAACAGCCACGGGGCCGAGCGCCAGGCGCGCAGGCCGCGCACCGTGAGGACGAAGTGGAGGGCGAGGGCGGCCGCGAGGAACAGGCCCGTGATGCGGACCGAGCAGGCCAGGCAGGCCAGGACCGCGGCCGCCGGCCAGTTCTGGCGCTGCGCCGCCAGCCAGGCGGGCAGGGCCAGAGCGAGGAAGAGTGCCTCGGTGTAGCCCGCCGCGAGGAACACGGCGCACGGTGAGAGCAGCAGGAACGCCACCGCGCGGTGGCCCGTTTCGAGGTCGGCGAGCTGATGGCGGGCGATGCGGGCGAGAGCCAGGACGGCGACGCCTCCCGCGACGAACGAGATCAGCGCTCCGGCCGCGGCCCAGTCGGGGACCACGGTGTGAACGGCGCGCAGGGCGAGGGGGAAGCCCGGCAGAAAGGCCTCCCGGTTGTCCCAGCCGGCCGTCCAGGGCCCGGCCTGGGCGGGGAAGTACCCGTCCTGGGCTATGTGGAGGTAGTGCCACCAGTCCCACTGCTGCCAGGGCGAGAGCAGTGAGGCCGGCCGTCGGGTCTCGCCGTTCTGGGGGAACAGCCATCCGACGGCGCCCGCGGTGGCCCAGATGCCGACGCGGGTCAGCAGGTAGAGCCACAGCACCTCGCGCTCGCCCGGGCCGAGCCGCAGGAACGCCGGGCGGGCGCGGCCGATGCGCGCGGCGCGGCCGGGACGCGGGCCTGCCGGGCCGGAGTCGCGCACGGGGGGCCGGGCGCCGGTGGAGCCGGGGAGTTCGGTGGGCCGACGCGGGGCGGAAACGGGCATATCGGTATCTCCTGGCCGTCTGAGGGCGTGCGGAGTCACCGGCCCTGGTTCGGGCCGGTGTCCGCGGGCGAGTTGTGCGGGGAGAGGGGGGAGTTGCGGTGGGGGCTGCCCGGACTACCGGGGCGACCGCGGGGGAGTCGGGGACGTGGACGTAGTCGGATACGAGGTCCCGGTGGCGCCGAGTGGCGGCGCCGTGGTGCTGCGCGGCGGCGTCGTGCCGGGCGGCGGCGACATGGAGCTGCCGGGCGTCGCGGTGTTGCTGGGCGGCGCCATGGAGTTGACGGGCGTCGTGGTGCTGCTGGGCGGCGGCGCGGAGGTCGGGGACGGGGCCGCGGGAGAGGGGGTGGTCGCGGGGAGGGTCGGGCCCGGGTCCCCCGGGAGGAACGCGGACAGGGCCGCACCGGAGCCGGCGAGGACGAGCAGGCAGGCGGCGGCGATGCCGGCGATCCGGCGCCGGCGGTGCCGTTCGCCGCGCCGCTCGATGACGGCGACGGGTGAGGGCGTGGTGGCGGCCTGTCCTGCGGAGGCCGCCTCCCGGAACAGGGACCGCAACGGGTCGTGGGAGTCAGGCATCGGGAGCCTCCTCAATGCGCGGGTCCTGCAGATGGCGGGAGAGCGTGGCGCGACCCCGGGTCAGGTGGGTCTTGACCGTGCTCGCGGACAGCGAGGTCTCGGAGGCGATCTGCTCGACGGTCAGATCACACAGGTAGTGCAGCGCCATGGTCCGGCGCTGCTTCAGGGGCAGTTGCCGCAGCGCCTCCACGAGCGCCACCGCCTCCGGCCCCGGACCCTCCACGTGGCCGGCGGGGGCGGTGCGCTGCCAGGCGTCGGCGGTGCGCCGCCGCCCGCGCCAGCGGCTGACGGCGAGCCGCCACGCGACAGTGCGGATCCATGCCTCGGGCCGGCCGTCACGGTCCAGCTGGCGCCGGCGGCCCCACCCCCTGACGAACGCCTCCTGCACCACGTCCTGTGCCTCGTGGTGGTCGCCGAGCATCACGTAGAGCTGTCCTGTGAGCCGTCCTGCCGCTTGCGCGTAGAACTCCTCGAACTCCTCGATGGTCAAAAAATCGCTCCCGAATCCATGTGTCCCTCTCACGGGGCATACGCCCCCCGCATCGCATCCGGTCGACACCGGACGACAGATCGCTGTGTGAGTGCCGTCACACGGTCGACGGGGTACCCATCGTCGCGGTGACCAGGGCCGGGACGGGCGACGGCGCCACGGGCCGCCGGGTGATGCGGAGGCGGGGCCCGGGACCGGCCCCGGCTCGAGCCGCGGACGACGGAGGGAGGGCGGAGGGGAGGGAGAGAGGGGGCCCGGATCGGGGCGGCCTCGGGCCCGGCACAGCAGAAGGGCCCGGATCCATGAGGATCCGGGCCCTTCCGAGCAGTAGCGGGGACAGGATTTGAACCTGCGACCTCTGGGTTATGAGCCCAGCGAGCTACCGAGCTGCTCCACCCCGCGTCGGTAGACCTCACACTACGGCATCCCCGGGGCGCCTCTCGACGCATTTACCCGCGGCCGCGCCCGGAGTGTGGCCGAAAGGGCTGAATCACGCCGCCAAGGCGAGATCATTCCCCCTGGTGACAGTGCGTGCAGGCGTGTACCTTCACGGGTAGCTGTCGTGGTTCCAAGTGCCTTGCCCGTGCCGTTCGGTGTGGGCAGTTTTGCTGTGTTGTGCCGTAGGACCAGGGCGATCACCTCCGTCTTCCACGCCGTGTGGAAGACGTACGTCAACGGGAAGGCATGAACATGGCTACGGGAACTGTGAAGTGGTTCAACTCGGAGAAGGGCTTCGGCTTCATCGCCCAGGACGGCGGCGGCCCGGACGTCTTCGCCCACTACTCGGCGATCAACGCCTCTGGCTACCGTGAGCTCCAGGAGGGTCAGGCCGTGACCTTCGACATCACGCAGGGCCAGAAGGGCCCGCAGGCGGAGAACATCACCCCCGCCTGATTGCCGGAAGCCGGCCCGGCCTGACCGCCGGGCTCCGGAGAACCGTTTCCCCACCCCTTCGCTGAACGGGCTGCGGAAAAGATCAGGGCCGTGCGGCCATGCCGCACGGCCCTGATCCGTTTCCTGGCAGCAGAGCGGGGCGAGGTGGCGCGCACGGCAGTGTCAACCGGACGAAGGGACCCTGACGCGCCGCTGCCCCCAGGCCCGGAACGCGGCCCCCACCACGGCGAGTACGACGGTCGCGACCCCCGACGCGGCCAGCACCTGCCGGGGCCCGAGGAGCGCGATCAGCGGACCGCCGAGCGCGGTACCCACCGGCCCGGCGGTGAGGAGCGCGGCGCTGCGCGCGGCGAGGACCGTGGTCAGCCAGGCGGCCGGCGTGCGTTCCTGGAAGAGGGTGTAGGACAGCGCCGTGAACGGTCCGTAGATCAGGCCGCCGAAGGTGAAGCAG is drawn from Streptomyces sp. NBC_01232 and contains these coding sequences:
- a CDS encoding class I SAM-dependent methyltransferase; protein product: MTEASDAAQADRTLKARHRAMWALGDYTSVATHVVSELGTVLVEECGVRRGDRVLDIAAGSGNAAIPAALAGADVVASDITPELLEVGRHLAAVRGVQLEWREADAEHLPFADGEFDIVMSCVGIMFAPHHRPAAEEMLRVCRPGGTVGLINWTPQGFVGRMFATMKPYAPPPPPGAQPPPLWGDEEHVHELLGDAVTDVDSRRRTIRVDRFTGPSDFREFFKACYGPTIAVYRAVAGDPDKVAELDAALDALAAEHTVDGVMEWEYLLLTAHRRN
- a CDS encoding antitoxin MazE7, which produces MADTTTVEVDTDVHDRLAVLAAERGLSLRAYLAELASAQENEAARTRAARAFERALERPGFREGFARDFGRPGSRD
- a CDS encoding serine hydrolase domain-containing protein codes for the protein MAGVVTAYPGRARTALLCATSLLATVLPAGGAWAATGAGSAPASCVASPAPSGGEAKQIMDIARAAQKELDLNAVVLRVTRDGKEVVTGALGESMTGVPATADMHFRAGSVAIVYMGIAMLQLVEEGKAGLDDPISRWLPDAPHADEITLRMLGASTSGLHDYVPDPKFIAALYADPFRQWTPDELVGISAAHPLWYEPGTSWSYSHANFVLLGQALEKISGKPLAEVMKQQITGPAGLDNTVNSFTPQIEEPVLHSFDAERGKYEESTFWNPSWTTAPGAVLTTHICDLARSAEAVGTGELLSPQSFKTQLDPGTVGLGGNIPGCPPRSCFRQLPALHFGYGVIVQNGWIQSNPSFAGYAAIQAYLPGEKLAIAVSTTVGPKAPQDNTAQTIAGRIAEALAPGNSLTGKN
- a CDS encoding mannosyltransferase family protein; protein product: MPVSAPRRPTELPGSTGARPPVRDSGPAGPRPGRAARIGRARPAFLRLGPGEREVLWLYLLTRVGIWATAGAVGWLFPQNGETRRPASLLSPWQQWDWWHYLHIAQDGYFPAQAGPWTAGWDNREAFLPGFPLALRAVHTVVPDWAAAGALISFVAGGVAVLALARIARHQLADLETGHRAVAFLLLSPCAVFLAAGYTEALFLALALPAWLAAQRQNWPAAAVLACLACSVRITGLFLAAALALHFVLTVRGLRAWRSAPWLLLPALAPVLYSWFLQTRTGDWMAWKHAQERGWYRDFHAPWEAWANTWEAAFGHTQATGYAFMWQAELLAMVVGVVLLVVLLRARRRPEALYIALTLWALGTSYWYTSVPRSTLLWWPLWIGLASWSLRRPRIQAAYFYVAGPLSTVVAITFLTSRWAG
- a CDS encoding SigE family RNA polymerase sigma factor, coding for MTIEEFEEFYAQAAGRLTGQLYVMLGDHHEAQDVVQEAFVRGWGRRRQLDRDGRPEAWIRTVAWRLAVSRWRGRRRTADAWQRTAPAGHVEGPGPEAVALVEALRQLPLKQRRTMALHYLCDLTVEQIASETSLSASTVKTHLTRGRATLSRHLQDPRIEEAPDA
- a CDS encoding cold-shock protein, producing the protein MATGTVKWFNSEKGFGFIAQDGGGPDVFAHYSAINASGYRELQEGQAVTFDITQGQKGPQAENITPA